A single region of the Etheostoma cragini isolate CJK2018 chromosome 3, CSU_Ecrag_1.0, whole genome shotgun sequence genome encodes:
- the mpzl3 gene encoding myelin protein zero-like protein 3 has protein sequence MRENPISQLKMRRPRQGNTSLNVVLLLYLIGSFAPFLVSSITVSTPAELHASKGDTVTLSCTYTSTSRPTSKMTVDWSYRPQSGGLPLTLFHFSSRAFPPLDGQFTGRIRWQGSPARGVASISLVNATLTDNGTYTCSVRNPPDVHGSPTSQIVLTVTPKMPSIRFSDVAVLLAFVLLPSAIITLILIGRMLCPMKQRNQLKAYRSPIEVTEGEEYGIHPPEAKEKRASCCGLYLTVLEDEDEYYNLKKKSPVDEGYTESQC, from the exons aTGCGAGAGAACCCGATTTCACAACTTAAAATGCGTCGACCGCGTCAAGGGAATACCTCTCTGAATGTCGTCTTGCTCCTCTATTTGATCGGCTCTTTCG CACCTTTCCTAGTCTCCTCCATTACAGTGAGTACCCCAGCAGAGCTCCATGCATCTAAAGGGGATACCGTCACATTGTCCTGCACCTATACTTCCACAAGTAGGCCGACTAGTAAGATGACTGTTGACTGGTCGTATAGGCCCCAAAGTGGAGGGCTGCCACTGACA TTGTTCCACTTCTCCTCACGTGCGTTCCCCCCACTTGATGGTCAGTTTACTGGTCGGATCCGGTGGCAGGGATCCCCGGCACGCGGGGTTGCTTCCATCTCTCTGGTCAACGCCACGCTGACAGATAATGGGACCTACACGTGCTCTGTCAGAAACCCCCCTGATGTTCACGGGTCCCCGACTTCTCAAATTGTGCTTACTGTCACACCCAAAA TGCCCAGCATTCGCTTTTCTGATGTTGCGGTTCTCCTTGCTTTCgtcctcctcccctctgctATCATCACCCTTATTTTGATTGGACGGATGCTCTGTCCCATGAAACAGCGCAACCAATTAAAGGCCTACAGATCGCCCATAGAGGTCACAGAGGG AGAAGAGTATGGCATCCACCCACCGGAGGCCAAAGAAAAGAGGGCCTCCTGCTGTGGCCTATATCTGACG GTCTTGGAGGATGAAGATGAGTATTACAACCTAAAAAAGAAGTCTCCTGTGGATGAAGGCTATACTGAGTCTCAGTGCTAG
- the LOC117941910 gene encoding myelin protein zero-like protein 2, which yields MCVKGAYFLTVLSGLAASGVLQVSGMRIYTSGNMEAVNGTDVRLKCTFQSSSPINPNAIIISWSFRPLNLDQEESVFHYQQKPYPPLEGPFRKRVVWAGDVMGRDASIILQQVKFTYNGTYICQVKNPPDVHGTVGKIRLRVVTTASISELLLLALAIGGGISAVVILLIIIVSCRRCKKRRQGEQEGNEEAPRKERKDPTVW from the exons GCGTGCTGCAGGTTAGCGGAATGCGTATTTACACATCTGGGAATATGGAGGCGGTCAACGGGACAGATGTTCGTCTGAAGTGCACATTCCAGAGTTCCTCTCCCATCAACCCCAACGCCATTATCATCTCATGGAGCTTCAGACCCCTCAATCTAGACCAAGAAGAAtcg GTGTTCCACTATCAGCAGAAACCATACCCTCCTTTAGAGGGCCCTTTCAGGAAACGTGTCGTTTGGGCCGGTGATGTCATGGGCCGTGACGCTTCCATCATACTTCAACAGGTCAAGTTCACCTACAACGGCACTTACATCTGCCAGGTCAAGAATCCGCCAGATGTCCACGGCACGGTTGGAAAGATTCGACTCCGTGTCGTCACCACAG CCTCTATCTCCGAACTTCTCCTTCTGGCGTTGGCCATCGGGGGTGGTATTTCCGCTGTGgtcatcctcctcatcatcattgTGTCCTGCAGGCGGTGCAAGAAGAGGAGACAGGGAGAGCAGGAAGGGAATGAGGAGGCTCCCcgcaaagagagaaaagatcCCACTGTGTGGTAA